gtagggtcctgttcggtggaaaaaaattctagggttcggcagaaaccaaaccccgtcaaaaagcccaatattcgggcGAAACTGAAgccaaatcctggattcggtgcatccctggtttGAATAGAAATGTTGTAATTATTCAAAATGTTATAGCTGTCACTTTCCTTTTATATAAATAGTATGAACTTTAAATCATCAGACGATAAACAAGTCTTTCAAAATCCATCTACACAAAATGTCACTCTGGGAATGTAAAGGCTCGAAGTGCGTACAGTCATTAAAAACTATATTTATAGAATAGTCTAAAGATTAATATCAAACTATCACCCAGCCTTCCTCATATttacagctctgtgtccaaTGAGATTCTGGTGAAAGAGGGTAAATCAAACTACAAACTTTAACCTTTCCGATTAAGTTTGCACCAGACAAACGTGGCTGAAAAGAAGAAATGTAACCTCAAATATCAATAACAGCTGTGACCCTTAATTCTACTGTAAACTTTATATTGTTGTAGTCATATTCTCCATGCTAATAAACTGAAAACTCTGCAAGGACATTACGGTTACTTTTGGTTCGTGAAAACGCTGCAAAACATCTGCTGAcaactagggatgtaacgattaccggtgtaacggtaaaccacgataaaaatgttgacgataacaattaccgttttcatttaaaatatcattattatcacggtggattaccacggtgtggaaaccgCATGTTCCCAGCTTCATCCGGGTCTCCTGAAGTTGCCGCGCGGGCGCACTGCGTAGCCTACAGCGTGcgtttcttgaagttggaatcaCGGCGGAATGACGAGATGACAGCGCTCAGGACATTTATCAGCCCTCTAAGAGGACTAAGTCTGAAACAGGGGCATATTTTGCTTATTATAAGAATGCCGAAGGACAGTTGATAGAAGATAGTGATCCTGTCTGCAGAACGTGCACGAAAAAAGTTGCTGTTTAAAGGCGGAAATACGTCAAATCTCCTGAACCCTTGTTCctttgatgttaaaagttgcacttttgataaggttttgcctatatttttgtaatataataaacactgttacactttttgaaagtatttcagcttgtgtaggcctatcagtgctttctgaacatattgaacaaacttttaaaaataccgcCATAATACCGCAAGCCGTgataattttggtcactataaccgtgaggttaaattgtcataccgttacatccctactgACCACAAACTAAAAGCTCCAGGTCAAGCAAAGTtaccaaaacaaatgaaagaatgaacTAATGTTCTCATATTTCTTAGGTTTATTTGAGTGAGTGGACCCTTTAAGCCTCTACAGTTAAAACAGACAGCAAGGAGAGCCATAACAAGTCAGATTTTACCTGAACCTAGACCATTTAATCAGATATTTAACTCTCAAGTCACCTGTCCTGCATCCTTCATATTTTAAGGGAAATATTTAGTTCAATAACACACATtaaaatagggctgggcgatatagagaaattcagatatcacgatattcttgacctcgatatcgatattgcggcgatattctagggttgacaattggtgctctaacaaaatatcttcacacttagattttagataaataatcatcagtaatgtggatataatgactaagtggagaaaaggcaaataatagaacagctagaacagtctgctaagttcagaaaatgacatcacttcactgtaatgcagcctttaaaaccaggaaaagacacttatgtcatatcacgatattacgatatccaaaatctaagacgatatctagtctcatatatcaCCATATCGGTATaatgatatattgcccagccctacattaAAATCCCTTTAACTCATTATGATGAACATGAATTCGACTTTGTAACCCTGTGACCTTTTATACAACTCTAAACTAGGCCTACTTTagttaatgtgaataaaataaaataaaacactagTTTGTTGATATTTTCTTGAgtgcacaattaaaaaaaaaaaaaacatgatttatgaaaataaaagtaaaattgaGATCTCTTATCAAAACAATCCCACAATTTGATTGCTATTTTATGgatttgacaaaacaaaaacatgaaaaaacctGCTTTAACGTTAGTCAAGAAGTCATGTTTCTCCTCACCTGGGTTTTCCAGTGGAACAACAGAACAAATCAACAACACAATAATAACTTGCTTCTATTGTAGCTTATCTGCCTGATCAAACCTGTATATCAAAATAACGGAGTCGCCTATAACTGTATAAGGTGTGAACACGAAGCAACAGACTTGTTTTACGGCGTTCACACACATGGAAAGATAACTTGAAGGCATTACCTCTGACAACAGGGCGGGTTTTTCGCTTCCATCGAGGAGAAAAATAAGCGTTTTAAACTCCTATCCAGCGGCGAGCTCGAGCCGCTCAACGGCTGAATTCATAACGGTTACAACAGTTCAAATTCGCTGTACTCGGTCCGCAGGGTCCGGCAGGGAGAAGTAAATCAGTTAACGTGCAAGTAAACCGTTTCTTCTTGTCTCGTTTCACTCCAAACTTCCCCCCAGAGGTCCAACCGAACAGCTCCAGCTTCATACGGATCTGATTATCACAGGCAGCGACAGACACAAACTAGCGCTCACAcactgaggaggaggagcgaAGTTGCGTTTCCTAAGCCTGCGAAGgcatgacccgccctactctgcctctgattggctaatacTCGTTGCCTTCGTTGGTTGGATTGGTTTAGGGAGTgttgctgcattcatgtgctcCTCAGATGGTTGTATTTCCCGAGTTAGGAAGGAAGTCGTTCTTCCGACTTCGTTGTGTttatgagtttaaaaaaaagtcttagctAATGTCCGAAACAACAAGGACGATATGTTGTGTTGTTGCTCAGAGCCATTAAACAATAGCTGTTGCCAGTGTTTAGTTCTAGTTTAAAGCTTTATATTAGTGGCTTTGTCCCAGACTTGTTGCTGAACCAGAACTTGAGTCTCTAACAGCAAAAAGTTAACTAACCTAaactagaataaaaaaaatggaaacctttgtggaatttaaaaaaaattaatgaaaTGATTGTTTCacacaataaaaaatacataaaatattatttaaaaaaaaatcttagctCAAGATTAACACTTCACTTTTATGCTCAAATGTTATtttcagctaacgttagctatcgtTAGGTTATGTTCAAGccacagctaatgctagctaacaCCCAGCTAACACTAGTTTTAACAATCTTTAAAGGTATTATCATCATCAAGAAAACTTCACACTTTTCTGAACATATGAACTGTTTTAATTGacacaaacatgtttattatttttttaaacctaaatTGTTACTATAGTGTTTAAGGATTctttaataaatgtaaacacTTTAATAGATATGTATTAGCTGATGTCAGCTAACACCAGACCAAGGCTAAATTAAGCTAACAAATGCGTAGCCCTGTGACTCAAATTAATATAATGAAAGAATATAAGTCACACATAAAAATAAACTGGTGCTATTATTAGAGATCCTGTGGcattcacatatcttttttttgcttttctttttttaacctcaGAGTGACTCTTCATTGAAACTATAGATGATCTTTGCTTTGTCCTCGCCTTTGAATTTCATCAGATCAGAGCAGATCAGACAGTCTATGGATCAGAGCCCCATATACAGCTCTGCATCAGATAATTATGTGGCCCCATCTCCTGGTGGAAATACTCCATTACCCAAAGTGCATATTACGTCAAGTACCAATATTAAGTTCCTGCAGTACCGGAGACTGCATTTCCATGACCCTAGTTTTACGTTTGAAAGGTTTATTCCACCCAAAATACTACTTTTGTCAAAATTCTTTTAGTTTTAAAGGTCCtcctatacatgcacacattgagagatgtcagagtggttggggtgtgtgtgtgggaggggctTGCTCAGTGCCCAGGAAGTGAACTGACATGTCTCTCCCTACCAATccagggacttgaaccagcagccctccggttcccaacccaacggGCCTAtctatttctttatttcacCCAAATACTACTTTTTTTCAAGTACTTATagtgttagttttttttataaaatgcgGTCCTAGGATTGAACTCCTAAAAGTGCAGCCTCTGATACTGCAGCTTTATGCTACTCTCAAGTACCCCTAAAAACTGTGTAGATATACTTTgtgcaagtaaaagtcctgcattcaaaattttGCCAAAAGTATTAGCACCAAAATATACGTAAAGTATAAAAACTATTCCTTATTTAGAATGTCCCATTTCAGAATCATATATATTACTttactggattataattatataatatatgattataattattgatgcaatAATGTGTTTATTACATTAATGTTGATCAGGAGCAGCTTGTTAATTTACAACAAGCAATGACATTTCAtcttaatctataataatacatcataatgtattgattgattatattttgtattatttaactGAATATGTAAGataagctgtcagataaatgtagtaaaAAGTTCAATATTTGTCTCTGAGATGATGTGGAGGAgtgaagtatgaagtagcagaaAAGGTACTTTagatttgtacttaagtacagtacttgagtatttgGAATTTAGGATAcgacaaaatgtaaattaacaacaatatattgtgtttttgacTTAAATAGTACTTTATTATGCTGCAAAATGAACTGGATTAGCAATTAGTCAACAGATTTgtaaatagaataaataaactCGGCttaatataaacattttatGGAGAGTGCAATTCTATaactgtacaaaaacaaaacaaaaacatggacaATCGTACCAATTTaaggtgtattttatttattaaaggtccagtagttgttcattatcaaaatctgtgttgcccgttcacaaacttgtcctttttcatgaatatttacctccaccatcaattccaagtattcctattggcttgaaattttacatttgcgtttgcatgaactggacgctccatattcatgtgccatcttgaaatatgttagccggtaagggacatacaggacatactgctccacctttcacgttttggctgtcacatgataaactcacaggtgctgctaatgctgctaatgggtatcgtcgcttcccggccacggcaagtttgaagaaggaaacatggaggaccacacgtattcaaaatccatatTTCAGGAACAGAAAAAGGAAAacgatattgaaaagagcaagagaccggccatttgaagcgtgaaggctaccgtagctgtaatacgtactttgaactgcgtggtgcgagagagttgattgcgatatatgatctcaacgctagatgggagaaattcccacacattggacctttaaaattgtagttgttttttttccaaagtgcGTTCAGGCTCACTAACAATGCAGAAACTCCCCCGCCTTTTCCTGTGCTGCTGTTtgtataataatacatatatatatatatatatatatatatatatatatatatatatatatatatatatatatatatatatatgtattttgttCTTGTCTCAGGCACCTTTGTCTGCATCTATTGTCTGGGGCAGCGCTGCAGCCGGCTCAGGGTAAACACTGAGGCTCGGTTATCGTGGTTCAGATTTGGCTGTTAATGTTTatcagagtgagggagagaagaAAACGTCTCACGTATACAGGAGCACAATGAAaactgaggggtcaaaggtcacgggaggagaggagagaggttcAACTGCTAATGAAGTAAGACACAACCAACCAATTGCTCTTAATTCCCTCTTTAAATCAAAATTGATATATTATAATGCTGTAACATtagttaattaaattaaaagtacCACACTTCacgtttgttttgtccaaccaacagtccaaaccttCAACATTATTGCtaagacatttaaaatacaaaaaataatcaaagtaATTACAAATATAATTCTTTAaatatcaaaaaataaataataaatgagtgtggtgggtttggtgatggtgatttcggggctgtttcatgttaaacaaaaaggatcttactctttaacaaaaaggtctatctctgtagggatcctttccataatgttgacagatatataatatatctataaataataataatccgaGCCTGTCAGCGggaaaaaacagcacttttagtggacacaAAACTGACGGTGCACAACTGCCCTTTAACGTTatattgcagcttgtttctcgcttaatactggaccaatttcaaagctTGTTgctccatcagtcacttagtcacaaacacaggaaagtagtgtccaggttgagaagttaccctttaagtacaGGACTTGAGtaatagttactttccaccactgccatcTGGATGGAAATCACATGTTTAGCAGTTTGGTCCCAGTTCACCCAGCAGTGTTTCAGCGAGGAAGGAAAACCTGAAAACACTTAACACGTAAAAGAACATGTGTTTATCTCAGCTCTGCAGCGCCTCCTGCTGCCTGGTTGCGTTGAGCGATCTCCTGCAGCATGACGGCATTGGAGAGTCTCCACTTCCTGTATGTGGGCGCCGCAAGGGTCGGAGCGGTCAGGATCTGCTCCAACACCAGCAGCTCCGACTCTTTGgcctgaaagacagacagacagacagacagatggacggacagacagacaggcaggcaggcagagatagagagagagagagagagagagacagacagacagacaggcaggcaggcaggcaggcaggcaggcaggcagacagacagacagacagtaagtcgcgtggttatgacacaatcgttagcctatttttataaaaacgtctgctacggagccataacgtgaggtacaaggtaatggagccttttatacattgtcgtgtttctttagaaataaacaacggacaaatagagtctttaaacgcttcagatgtaaagttattcgctgtcaaagtgacgtcaaaatgaatggcagtcaatgggatgctaacggggggtgatggcttggtagcatcaaaatggcgccataggaggtacgcgttccgaggagaagcttacgcCCTTGGTAGTAGTAGACACACCCCCTGAACGGTTATTTCTATGTCTTTTGGGGAGTGGGGTtgtctttacattttttgataggggacaaatctacctcttctaaatattggagGGAGGACCAAtctccccccaccccacccccaaaACTCTATGCCTATGATTACCGGTAAGTACCTTCAGTGTGCTTTGGAGGATCCGCAGCAGGTGAAGCTTGTCGTTGACTTTGTCGTTCTGACATCGTCTGACGAACGACGCTCTGAAGTCCCTCTGACTGGACTGTCCAATCGGAGACAAGCTGGCTGCCTTCAAGTCGTTGTAGAGGCACTCCATCTCATCAGCGGGCTTCTCTGCAAAGAGAAAGACCTCTGTAACGTCAAAGTCGATCGACAtttgtttctgacattttatagacaaacaaacaactaataaataaccaaaagatgaatgaaaatagccgttagttgcagccctaacaaAGTTGTATACTTCTTCTTAAAGCAGCAGTAATTGCGTGTTTACCATGGGCGTCCTCGTCTTCCGTTTCTCCTCCTACGTGGATCAGAGGGAGGGACGCTCCGTCAGGCCCGGCCGGCTCCAGCAAGGACAGGCGTTCACCGCCCTCTGATGAcgctcttcttcttcctcttctgtttCTACTTAAAGTCCCCCCCTCCAAGgtgcttcttcttctgtttccaCCGGTCGGTGAAGCGGACGGGGTGGAGGTGCAGGGGGACGACTCACCCAGAGGCTGAGGAACGTCTCCCTGTGAGAAGGACAGGACGTTTGAGTTgaaccagagacggttt
The Sander vitreus isolate 19-12246 chromosome 18, sanVit1, whole genome shotgun sequence genome window above contains:
- the LOC144532990 gene encoding interactor protein for cytohesin exchange factors 1-like isoform X1; amino-acid sequence: MSRRRVSVKDLGELDCQGWLLRRKEGRSFLGSKWKRYWFVLKKSSLYWYTNEMAKKAEGFINLSGFTVQQATQCRKKHAMTASHPLVVTIFIAAESFTDMNNIKGSVSVCRWISKLSEAAEPCELINAEECYSEGSDQDADECAATSCSLNSEQETADSENGDVPQPLGESSPCTSTPSASPTGGNRRRSTLEGGTLSRNRRGRRRASSEGGERLSLLEPAGPDGASLPLIHVGGETEDEDAHEKPADEMECLYNDLKAASLSPIGQSSQRDFRASFVRRCQNDKVNDKLHLLRILQSTLKAKESELLVLEQILTAPTLAAPTYRKWRLSNAVMLQEIAQRNQAAGGAAELR
- the LOC144532990 gene encoding interactor protein for cytohesin exchange factors 1-like isoform X2, with protein sequence MSRRRVSVKDLGELDCQGWLLRRKEGRSFLGSKWKRYWFVLKKSSLYWYTNEMAKKAEGFINLSGFTVQQATQCRKKHAMTASHPLVVTIFIAAESFTDMNKWISKLSEAAEPCELINAEECYSEGSDQDADECAATSCSLNSEQETADSENGDVPQPLGESSPCTSTPSASPTGGNRRRSTLEGGTLSRNRRGRRRASSEGGERLSLLEPAGPDGASLPLIHVGGETEDEDAHEKPADEMECLYNDLKAASLSPIGQSSQRDFRASFVRRCQNDKVNDKLHLLRILQSTLKAKESELLVLEQILTAPTLAAPTYRKWRLSNAVMLQEIAQRNQAAGGAAELR